The Montipora foliosa isolate CH-2021 chromosome 14, ASM3666993v2, whole genome shotgun sequence genome window below encodes:
- the LOC137985080 gene encoding uncharacterized protein, translated as MEEDKKTASCPEEEDAANIAGNVESSNDSHHPNSHLFPPNRFNWQTVPSRSTHEISHARRQYTASTETRGGHNRSRRAANESVPRGLPSQRRSKRGQFNNSVASKADKKAPNQSEAVKGPGRGSCGRGQRTRGRGREEQARRSAAEPRASFAASHGFIQPDIKYEWNQLYVLGLHYKTSHDSLKNYIQIISGYEVASVRWFKPNGKAIVKLKTHRIKDFQDILRGQEKKPTLDGVTVLIERAPQCKSVYVSGFTPCTSKEEAQMYFEERVGALDPALGVVFSPSWDEQEEKCRIKRAIVYFSDKQSQRKALKNDHFLNDNALHVEAFYPFLGTVNPVDQPKGSTRPISSDPKGSRIPEFYKLVDPNLMEFIMESNQSSKLKGALNDREKTHIKWKNGASYALVKYAERKPDSEFEELAWKKRCNEIVDSCLDSCDAREFPIDEEIWDEVANQLPQIERQVLSKYTAKVKLMETSHTLKLICLESNMLDFADKLTNRLKKIKQEVREKKMEEKIRNDISLVNLQLFQNAKIENILQEEFKEDVRAEVKLGDRALVLKTPKGLMLQVYWYLRQRLDEIDECAIHIPPEIVELLQRKPGKRKMVAELPAGCAFTVDHKRGRVIFLGKNPPETKEGSQRAKSVLVSDQSLAVTTRDNSLLNSDKWSDLYKKLEKRLKIKVRRELHCIVVFGFKKDVMEAVTKMRDFFNEKKATEGEFPLDSLLHRRIFNEFFKDDIEEMERELARYGVKISFDDKGELIKFSGSEEGVKEVEERLYALQETIKEEIFRIYTPGMRTFLAQEEGRRLIEMVEREKKCIISVTDFTGEEEGDDDEESESDESLSNSCDGDEIDENENTILTSEGKIVTWKTGNIQEEQADVLVCSVGSNLMLSVGAIANAMSKAAGPELQQALWESAKEATADLGEGDIIRTIPGKLPCRHVIHCICCPWKDGSNEQKQVLKKLLCKCFDMASEMGACSIGLPLIGTGGLGFPHEVAVHVMIQAAIDHSQTNPESPIEEFRFVVFSDDPTGIEAIEDNFIALKKERQPMRKYRKQNVPKRNPTPFLMPELENKDVECGQLKVRVVEGDITKESAEAICNVVFHDLDMRSGSLSSSIAAVCGNVVQEELQAQLPQHPGDILITSAGRAAAMKKIVHIVVGSSKKKHLESCVEKALKKADSEGFRSLSIPAVGSGRLGLSADDSAEIVFAAIRAFTASPCASIREVKIVVQDDSITGVFVAKLEAIQKENSKSLYCEKNDAEGATDCGRGILEDSTDESTAGFRRQNVVIHGRIESLEEAMTALKDGVTKACNNPRIIKHDVLSRLSKRRIKDLKRMSRDRDVKMEQPEACCIRLEGLPKDVMDLNTEISNIIQEQLEKEHKEEKAEQMFRTVRWCMTNAAGKEEPFDKIANYEIELAYQAKKPSLVFSHENLKAEIHFDFKEVTFLRNGKIKSIRRRDVLPLPDEWVAHPRDEQDKEEPLHLVSLLRESEEFRRIEDKFIESLSNKVNIINIERIQNPSLYLPYMARKQSMDEKNGTRGNELQLFHGTKYESVKPINLQGFNRRFCGQNGRAYGDGVYFAKEASYSKSFSKQGPHGECCMYLARVLVGKYTLGRPGMRAPPSRDKGKPEILFDSVVNDADNPTVFVVFNDCHVYPEYLITFKIIE; from the exons aagacaaaaaaacagCAAGCTGTCCAGAGGAAGAGGACGCGGCAAACATTGCTGGTAACGTTGAAAGCTCCAATGACAGCCATCACCCCAACAGCCATTTATTTCCACCGAACAGATTCAACTGGCAAACAGTGCCCAGTCGAAGCACTCACGAGATTTCCCATGCACGGAGGCAATACACTGCATCCACAGAGACTCGTGGAGGCCACAATCGTAGCAGAAGGGCAGCCAATGAATCAGTGCCGAGAGGACTTCCTTCACAAAGGAGATCGAAAAGGGGTCAATTCAATAACTCAGTGGCATCAAAGGCTGATAAGAAAGCACCAAATCAGTCCGAAGCTGTCAAAGGTCCCGGAAGGGGTTCATGTGGTAGAGGACAAAGAACGCGCGGACGTGGTAGAGAGGAACAAGCAAGAA GGTCCGCAGCAGAACCTCGAGCGTCTTTTGCAGCCTCTCACGGGTTTATACAGCCAGACATCAAGTACGAGTGGAATCAGTTGTATGTTTTGGGCCTCCACTATAAGACATCGCATGATAGTCTCAAGAATTATATTCAAATTATTAGCGGCTATGAAGTTGCTTCCGTGCGTTGGTTCAAGCCAAATGGAAAAGCAATCGTGAAGCTGAAGACTCACAGAATTAAAG ATTTTCAAGACATCTTACGAggacaggaaaaaaaaccaaCGCTAGATGGTGTGACAGTCTTGATTGAAAGAGCACCACAATGTAAAAGCGTATATGTCAGCGGATTTACTCCATGCACCTCTAAAGAGGAGGCGCAGATGTACTTTGAAGAAAGAGTTGGTGCATTAGATCCGGCTCTGGGAGTAGTGTTTAGCCCAAGTTGGGACGAACAGGAAGAGAAATGCAGAATAAAAAGAGCTATTGTGTACTTCAGCGACAAACAAA GTCAGAGGAAAGCATTGAAAAATGATCACTTCCTAAACGACAACGCACTGCATGTAGAGGCATTTTATCCATTCTTGGGAACAGTAAATCCAGTAGATCAACCAAAAGGGTCGACGCGACCGATCTCTAGTGACCCTAAAGGCAGCAGAATACCTGAGTTTTACAAACTTGTTGATCCGAATCTCATGGAGTTTATCATGGAATCAAACCAATCTAGTAAGTTGAAAGGAGCTTTAAACGATCGCGAAAAAACTCATATTAAGTGGAAAAATGGGGCTTCGTACGCCCTAGTAAAGTATGCTGAGAGGAAACCGGACAGTGAATTTGAAGAGCTGGCTTGGAAAAAAAGATGTAATGAAATCGTTGATTCCTGTCTAGATAGTTGCGATGCACGTGAATTTCCTATAGATGAGGAGATTTGGGATGAGGTAGCCAATCAGCTTCCACAGATAGAACGCCAGGTGCTTTCCAAATACACAGCCAAAGTAAAGCTGATGGAGACATCTCATACTCTTAAATTGATTTGTCTAGAATCCAACATGCTTGACTTTGCCGACAAGTTAACAAATCGCTTGAAAAAGATTAAGCAAGAAGTACGTGAGAAGAAGATGGAGGAAAAGATAAGAAATGACATCTCCCTTGTTAATCTGCAGCTTTTTCAAAATGCTAAAATCGAGAACATACTTCAAGAAGAATTTAAGGAGGACGTTCGAGCTGAAGTCAAATTGGGCGACCGCGCTCTTGTCTTAAAGACACCTAAAGGACTCATGTTGCAAGTCTATTGGTATCTTAGGCAGCGTTTGGACGAGATCGATGAATGTGCCATACATATTCCACCAGAAATTGTAGAGCTCTTGCAACGAAAGCCCGGAAAGAGAAAGATGGTTGCCGAATTGCCGGCAGGATGCGCCTTTACTGTTGACCACAAGAGAGGAAGGGTAATCTTTCTGGGTAAAAATCCCCCTGAAACAAAAGAAGGAAGCCAAAGGGCTAAGAGCGTGCTCGTCAGTGACCAAAGTCTGGCAGTAACCACTAGAGATAATAGTCTTTTGAACTCTGACAAGTGGAGTGATCTTTACAAAAAATTGGAGAAACGACTAAAGATCAAGGTCAGACGCGAATTGCACTGCATTGTTGTCTTTGGATTCAAGAAAGACGTCATGGAAGCTGTGACGAAAATGAGAGACTTTTTTAATGAGAAAAAAGCAACAGAAGGAGAGTTTCCCCTAGATTCGCTGCTACATCGAAGGATTTTcaacgaatttttcaaagatgataTAGAGGAGATGGAGCGAGAGCTTGCGCGTTATGGTGTCAAGATATCATTCGACGACAAAGGGGAGCTTATCAAATTCAGCGGAAGCGAAGAAGGCGTCAAAGAGGTGGAGGAACGGTTGTACGCCCTGCAAGAGACAATTAAAGAGGAAATTTTCAGAATTTACACACCTGGAATGAGAACATTCTTAGCACAAGAGGAAGGAAGGCGATTGATCGAAATGGTTGAACGAGAAAAGAAGTGCATCATCAGTGTAACTGATTTTACTGGCGAAGAAGaaggtgatgatgatgaagaaagTGAGAGCGATGAATCACTAAGCAACAGTTGCGATGGAGACGAAATTGACGAAAATGAAAACACTATTCTCACTTCTGAAGGCAAAATCGTGACTTGGAAGACAGGAAACATCCAGGAAGAACAG GCAGACGTGTTAGTGTGTTCCGTCGGCTCAAATCTCATGCTATCCGTTGGTGCAATCGCCAATGCTATGAGCAAAGCAGCAGGTCCGGAATTACAACAGGCGTTATGGGAATCGGCAAAAGAAGCAACAGCTGATTTGGGTGAAGGCGACATCATTCGCACTATTCCTGGAAAATTACCTTGTCGTCATGTTATTCACTGTATATGCTGCCCATGGAAAGATGGAAGTAACGAGCAAAAGCAG GTTCTAAAAAAGCTGTTGTGCAAGTGTTTTGATATGGCGTCTGAAATGGGAGCTTGTTCTATCGGCTTACCACTTATAGGAACTGGTGGACTTGGTTTTCCACATGAAGTTGCGGTCCACGTGATGATACAAGCAGCCATTGACCACAGTCAAACAAACCCAGAGTCACCTATCGAGGAGTTCAGGTTTGTTGTGTTTAGTGATGACCCGACTGGAATCGAAGCAATCGAAGACAATTTTATTGCGCTTAAGAAGGAGCGCCAGCCAATGCGAAAATATCGAAAGCAAAATGTACCAAAACGAAATCCTACGCCTTTCCTTATGCCAGAGCTTGAGAATAAAGATGTGGAGTGTGGACAACTCAAGGTACGAGTCGTGGAAGGAGATATAACCAAGGAATCCGCTGAGGCAATTTGCAATGTTGTTTTTCACGACCTTGACATGAGAAGTGGAAGCTTGAGCAGTTCCATTGCTGCGGTTTGTGGCAACGTCGTACAGGAAGAGCTGCAGGCACAATTGCCACAACATCCAGGGGATATCTTGATAACGTCAGCTGGAAGGGCAGCAGCGATGAAAAAGATCGTGCACATAGTAGTGGGATCTTCCAAAAAGAAGCATCTTGAAAGCTGTGTGGAGAAAGCTCTTAAAAAAGCTGATTCCGAGGGATTCCGTTCCTTGTCCATTCCAGCGGTTGGCAGTGGAAGATTGGGTTTATCAGCGGACGACTCAGCGGAAATAGTTTTCGCGGCAATCCGGGCTTTCACCGCCAGTCCGTGCGCTTCAATCCGTGAAGTTAAAATCGTAGTTCAGGACGATTCCATTACTGGAGTATTTGTGGCCAAACTGGAAgcaatccaaaaagaaaatagcaaATCCTTGTACTGTGAGAAAAACGATGCTGAGGGGGCCACAGACTGTGGTCGTGGAATACTTGAAGATTCCACGGATGAATCGACAGCAGGTTTTCGGCGCCAAAACGTTGTTATCCATGGTCGCATAGAGTCCCTTGAGGAAGCCATGACAGCCCTCAAAGATGGCGTTACAAAGGCCTGCAATAATCCGCGCATTATTAAGCATGATGTTCTTAGTCGCCTCTCTAAACGGCGCATTAAAGATCTTAAACGAATGTCTCGTGATCGAGATGTCAAAATGGAACAACCAGAGGCATGTTGTATTCGGCTAGAAGGACTTCCGAAAGATGTGATGGACCTGAACACGGAGATAAGTAACATAATCCAAGAACAGCTGGAAAAAGAACACAAAGAGGAAAAAGCAGAGCAGATGTTTCGAACGGTTCGATGGTGCATGACCAACGCTGCGGGAAAAGAAGAACCCTTCGACAAGATTGCTAACTATGAAATAGAATTAGCATACCAAGCCAAGAAACCATCCCTGGTATTTTCACATGAGAATCTGAAGGCTGAAATCCACTTCGATTTCAAAGAAGTTACATTCTTGAGAAATGGAAAGATTAAAAGCATCCGTCGTAGGGATG TTTTGCCTCTCCCCGATGAATGGGTTGCCCATCCTCGTGATGAACAGGACAAGGAAGAACCGCTTCACCTTGTTAGCCTCCTCAGAGAGTCTGAAGAGTTTAGGAGAATTGAGGACAAATTTATCGAGTCGCTGAGTAATAAGGTGAACATCATAAATATCGAAAGAATTCAAAACCCGTCGCTGTATCTACCGTACATGGCGAGGAAACAAAGCATGGACGAAAAAAATGGCACACGAGGCAACGAATTGCAATTATTCCATGGAACCAAGTACGAAAGTGTGAAACCTATCAACTTGCAAGGATTTAACAGGCGTTTTTGTGGCCAAAACG GCAGGGCGTATGGTGATGGTGTTTACTTTGCTAAAGAGGCTTCTTATTCCAAAAGTTTTTCAAAGCAAGGTCCTCACGGTGAATGCTGTATGTATTTAGCGAGAGTCCTTGTTGGCAAGTATACCCTTGGCAGACCAGGAATGAGGGCCCCACCAAGCAGAGATAAGGGTAAACCGGAAATCCTTTTCGATTCCGTCGTCAACGATGCAGATAATCCAACGGTATTTGTGGTTTTCAACGATTGTCATGTCTATCCGGAGTACTTAATTACTTTCAAAATAATCGAATAA